In Saccharothrix violaceirubra, the following are encoded in one genomic region:
- a CDS encoding PfkB family carbohydrate kinase: protein MTTVLCVGLTTVDVIHRVADFPAPGGKVQSADVRLDVGGPAANAARTIAALGHEAILLTALGDELGDVARAHLDDVEVHDAGPGGPALSTVVVREHDGERTVVSRNAATFTPTRPFPTALVDRADTVLLDGHLAPLALAAARAARSPVLLDAGSWKPVLAEILPLTHTAACGAEFPLTAEELHARGVKVVTRTHGPDPVTWSTGNVRGEVPVDRVEAHDTNGAGDVWHGAFAVADRADLTAAIIFANTIAALRVRGGDWLAEVRRT, encoded by the coding sequence ATGACGACCGTGTTGTGCGTGGGTCTGACGACCGTCGACGTGATCCACCGCGTGGCCGACTTCCCCGCTCCGGGCGGGAAAGTCCAGTCCGCGGACGTACGCCTGGACGTGGGCGGACCGGCGGCGAACGCGGCACGCACCATCGCCGCGCTGGGCCACGAGGCGATTCTCCTGACCGCCCTCGGCGACGAACTCGGCGACGTCGCCCGCGCCCACCTCGACGACGTCGAGGTCCACGACGCCGGCCCCGGCGGTCCGGCGCTGAGCACGGTCGTCGTCCGCGAGCACGACGGCGAACGCACCGTCGTCTCCCGCAACGCGGCCACGTTCACGCCCACCCGCCCGTTCCCCACCGCCCTGGTCGACCGGGCCGACACGGTCCTGCTCGACGGCCACCTCGCGCCCCTGGCCCTGGCCGCCGCACGAGCCGCCCGGAGCCCGGTCCTCCTCGACGCCGGGAGCTGGAAGCCCGTCCTGGCGGAAATCCTGCCGTTGACGCACACCGCCGCGTGCGGCGCCGAGTTCCCTCTGACCGCCGAAGAACTCCACGCCCGAGGCGTGAAGGTCGTGACCCGCACCCACGGCCCCGACCCCGTGACCTGGTCCACGGGGAACGTCCGGGGCGAGGTCCCGGTCGACCGGGTCGAGGCCCACGACACCAACGGCGCCGGCGACGTGTGGCACGGCGCGTTCGCGGTGGCAGACCGGGCCGACCTGACAGCGGCGATCATCTTCGCCAACACGATCGCCGCCCTCCGGGTACGCGGCGGCGACTGGCTCGCGGAGGTACGCCGCACATGA
- a CDS encoding LacI family DNA-binding transcriptional regulator: MRDVAQLAGVSITTVSHVINETRSVAADTRARVLKAVEETGYTGDAIARSLVTGGTKSLGLAVSLVSHPYFAELIAAIESEATLAGYTLVLIDTRGDAESEQAAVRMLRSRRVDGVLLTPTSGSAALPELRRLGVPTVLVDRLTVAQDTDQVGPENVQATSTLVRHLAELGHRRIGLVTGPAGLATTDERVLGYRLGLGRAGLAWDEDVVTGALEPLLGQVSAVVVSDHQVLADVVRAARSGGVRLGTDLALVTYDEVEWAELVDPPLTTMAQPVEEIGRTAVRLLLSRITDPDQAPRTIRLAPELRHRSSCGCP, from the coding sequence ATGCGGGACGTCGCCCAGCTCGCGGGCGTCTCCATCACCACGGTCTCACACGTGATCAACGAGACGAGGTCGGTGGCCGCCGACACCCGTGCCCGCGTGCTCAAAGCCGTGGAGGAGACCGGGTACACGGGTGACGCGATCGCCCGGTCGCTGGTCACCGGCGGCACGAAGTCGTTGGGGCTCGCGGTGTCGCTGGTGTCCCACCCGTACTTCGCCGAGCTGATCGCGGCGATCGAGTCCGAAGCCACGCTCGCGGGGTACACGTTGGTGCTGATCGACACGCGCGGTGACGCCGAGTCGGAGCAGGCGGCGGTCCGGATGCTGCGCTCGCGGCGGGTGGACGGCGTGCTGCTGACGCCGACGTCCGGCTCGGCGGCGCTGCCCGAACTGCGCCGGCTCGGCGTGCCGACGGTGTTGGTGGACCGGTTGACCGTCGCCCAGGACACCGACCAGGTGGGACCGGAGAACGTGCAGGCCACGTCCACTTTGGTGCGGCACCTGGCGGAGTTGGGGCACCGCCGGATCGGCCTGGTGACCGGTCCCGCCGGACTGGCCACGACGGACGAACGGGTCCTGGGTTACCGGCTCGGGCTGGGACGGGCCGGGTTGGCGTGGGACGAGGACGTGGTGACCGGCGCGCTGGAGCCGTTGCTCGGACAGGTGAGTGCGGTCGTGGTGTCCGATCACCAGGTGTTGGCGGACGTCGTGCGGGCGGCCCGGTCCGGCGGCGTGCGCCTCGGGACGGATCTCGCGTTGGTGACCTACGACGAGGTCGAGTGGGCCGAACTCGTCGACCCGCCCCTGACGACCATGGCCCAACCCGTCGAGGAGATCGGCCGCACCGCCGTGCGCCTGCTGCTGTCGCGCATCACCGACCCCGACCAGGCCCCGCGCACCATCCGCCTGGCCCCCGAACTACGCCACCGCTCCTCCTGCGGCTGCCCCTGA
- a CDS encoding glycoside hydrolase family 18 protein has translation MRLLLAACAALLVVTGLSVPATASPPRGHVVGAYYGNWFSGSKPISAIPSDTPITHLFYAFSTIEDGKCVLNAPTAAKDFADIVDLKRRKPSLRALISIGGWGAGGFSDAALTRESRRDFVASCVDRFFEQAPGVFDGVDVDWEFPVYGGPTEITDRPEDRRNATLLVREFRRQLGKRLVTAALPTGRLQTDGPYDPAKSFELEELGRELDFITLMTYDQGTGFSKVSTFNAPFQQVREDPLPRADKRWNSTVGAVDYYTRHNVPARKLVLGVPFYGRGFTVASEGPDHGLYQPVVNAFWVDGRDEVEALRKTPGWTEHWHPVAKSPWLYNAAERRFVSYENPRSIGLRADYAKRRGLLGTFMWELGHDDADHTLLTAMSAPFTR, from the coding sequence GTGCGACTCCTGCTCGCCGCGTGCGCGGCCCTGCTTGTGGTGACCGGACTCTCCGTACCCGCAACGGCGTCCCCTCCCCGCGGGCACGTGGTGGGCGCGTACTACGGCAACTGGTTCAGCGGGTCCAAGCCGATCTCGGCGATCCCGTCGGACACCCCGATCACGCACCTGTTCTACGCGTTCTCGACGATCGAGGACGGCAAGTGCGTGCTCAACGCGCCCACGGCGGCCAAGGACTTCGCGGACATCGTGGACCTCAAGCGCCGCAAGCCGTCCCTGCGCGCGCTGATCTCCATCGGCGGCTGGGGCGCGGGCGGCTTCTCCGACGCGGCCCTGACCCGCGAGTCGCGACGGGACTTCGTGGCGTCGTGCGTGGACCGATTCTTCGAGCAGGCACCCGGCGTGTTCGACGGTGTCGACGTCGACTGGGAGTTCCCGGTCTACGGCGGGCCGACCGAGATCACGGACCGGCCCGAGGACCGGCGCAACGCGACGCTGCTCGTGCGCGAGTTCCGCCGCCAGCTCGGCAAACGCCTGGTCACGGCCGCGCTGCCGACCGGCCGGTTGCAGACCGACGGCCCGTACGACCCGGCGAAGAGCTTCGAACTCGAGGAGCTGGGCCGTGAGCTGGACTTCATCACGTTGATGACCTACGACCAGGGCACGGGCTTCTCCAAGGTGTCGACCTTCAACGCCCCGTTCCAGCAGGTGCGCGAAGATCCGCTGCCCCGGGCCGACAAGCGCTGGAACAGCACGGTCGGCGCGGTGGACTACTACACGCGGCACAACGTGCCCGCGCGCAAACTCGTGCTCGGCGTCCCGTTCTACGGCCGGGGCTTCACCGTCGCGTCGGAAGGCCCGGACCACGGCCTGTACCAGCCGGTCGTGAACGCGTTCTGGGTGGACGGCCGCGACGAGGTGGAGGCGCTGCGCAAGACCCCCGGCTGGACCGAGCACTGGCACCCGGTGGCCAAGAGCCCGTGGCTGTACAACGCGGCCGAGCGCCGCTTCGTGAGTTACGAGAACCCGAGGTCGATCGGGCTGCGCGCCGACTACGCCAAGCGCCGGGGCCTGTTGGGCACGTTCATGTGGGAACTAGGCCACGACGACGCGGACCACACCCTCCTGACCGCGATGTCGGCCCCTTTCACGCGCTGA
- a CDS encoding DedA family protein, which translates to MPVTVALASTIALGPDWLNPEKILEALGPYVLVGLAFIIFAECGLLIGFFLPGDSLLFTAGLFVAKGFIDYPLWLVCVILTVCAFLGNVVGYWLGHRAGPSLFNKPESKIFKKEYVDKTHEFFDKYGARAIVLARFVPIVRTFITAMAGVGRMDRKSFFTYSAIGGVLWATGMTVLGYFLGQIPFVHENIEMMAILIVLISVLPIVFEVIKARRERKSLVRQEADDITQQFKRID; encoded by the coding sequence GTGCCCGTGACGGTCGCACTCGCCTCCACGATTGCCCTCGGTCCGGACTGGCTGAACCCCGAGAAGATTCTCGAGGCGCTCGGCCCGTACGTGCTCGTCGGCCTCGCGTTCATCATCTTCGCCGAGTGCGGCCTGTTGATCGGGTTCTTCCTGCCCGGCGACTCGCTGCTGTTCACGGCGGGCCTGTTCGTGGCCAAGGGTTTCATCGACTACCCGCTGTGGCTGGTGTGCGTGATCCTCACGGTGTGCGCGTTCCTCGGGAACGTCGTGGGCTACTGGCTCGGGCACCGCGCGGGACCGTCGTTGTTCAACAAGCCCGAGTCGAAGATCTTCAAGAAGGAGTACGTCGACAAGACGCACGAGTTCTTCGACAAGTACGGCGCGCGGGCGATCGTCCTGGCGCGGTTCGTGCCGATCGTGCGCACGTTCATCACGGCCATGGCCGGGGTGGGCCGGATGGACCGCAAGTCGTTCTTCACGTACTCGGCCATCGGCGGCGTCCTGTGGGCGACCGGCATGACGGTGCTGGGCTACTTCCTCGGCCAGATCCCGTTCGTGCACGAGAACATCGAGATGATGGCGATCCTGATCGTGCTGATCTCGGTGCTGCCGATCGTCTTCGAGGTCATCAAGGCGCGGCGTGAGCGCAAGTCCCTGGTGCGCCAGGAGGCCGACGACATCACGCAGCAGTTCAAGCGCATCGACTGA
- the nagA gene encoding N-acetylglucosamine-6-phosphate deacetylase, whose amino-acid sequence MSTWGGPVDVTLTGGRVVTPEGVLARGWVAVRDGLIVAVGEGTPPDGPTTDIGNGWVVPGFVDIHCHGGGGEAFTSADPERVRKAASAHRRHGTTTMLASLVSRPIPELANQVSALAELVEDGVVAGIHLEGPFLSAARCGAHDPAILCPPDKASVETVLTAGRGTVRMVTVAPELEHGVEAIRRLVDNDVLAAIGHTDATEAQIRPAIEAGATVATHLFNGMRPLHHREPGPIGALLDDERVTVELICDLVHLHPTAVRLAARHAGSGRTVLVTDAIAAAGVGDGVYDVGGLEVRVVDGVPTLAGGGSLAGSTLTMDSAFRNAVTSCGLSVEDAVHATATRPAELLGLADATGRLAAGLAADIVVLDEEFRPREVLSRGAWVKD is encoded by the coding sequence ATGAGCACGTGGGGTGGACCCGTGGACGTGACGCTGACCGGTGGTCGGGTCGTCACGCCTGAGGGAGTCCTCGCGCGGGGGTGGGTCGCCGTGCGCGACGGCCTGATCGTGGCCGTCGGCGAGGGCACGCCTCCGGATGGACCCACGACGGACATCGGGAACGGCTGGGTGGTGCCCGGTTTCGTCGACATCCACTGCCACGGCGGCGGCGGCGAGGCGTTCACGAGCGCGGACCCCGAGCGGGTGCGCAAGGCGGCGAGCGCGCACCGCAGACACGGCACGACCACGATGCTGGCGAGCCTGGTGTCCCGGCCGATCCCGGAACTGGCGAACCAGGTGTCGGCACTGGCCGAGCTGGTCGAGGACGGCGTGGTGGCGGGCATCCACCTCGAAGGGCCGTTCCTGTCGGCCGCCCGCTGCGGCGCGCACGACCCGGCCATCCTGTGCCCGCCGGACAAGGCGTCCGTCGAGACGGTCCTGACCGCCGGGCGCGGCACGGTGCGGATGGTGACCGTCGCGCCCGAGCTGGAGCACGGCGTCGAGGCGATCCGCCGTCTGGTCGACAACGATGTCCTCGCCGCGATCGGGCACACGGACGCCACCGAGGCGCAGATCCGTCCGGCGATCGAGGCGGGCGCGACCGTTGCCACGCACCTGTTCAACGGCATGCGCCCGTTGCACCACCGCGAGCCCGGCCCGATCGGCGCGCTGCTGGACGACGAGCGCGTGACCGTCGAGCTGATCTGCGACCTGGTGCACCTGCACCCGACGGCCGTGCGCCTGGCGGCCCGTCATGCCGGTTCCGGGCGGACCGTGCTGGTGACGGACGCGATCGCGGCGGCGGGCGTGGGCGACGGCGTGTACGACGTGGGCGGGCTGGAGGTGCGCGTCGTGGACGGCGTGCCCACGCTCGCGGGCGGCGGTTCGCTGGCCGGCAGCACGTTGACCATGGATTCGGCGTTCCGCAACGCGGTCACGTCGTGCGGCCTGTCCGTCGAGGACGCCGTCCACGCCACGGCCACGCGCCCGGCGGAACTGCTGGGCCTGGCGGACGCGACCGGGCGGTTGGCGGCGGGTCTGGCGGCCGACATCGTCGTGCTGGACGAGGAGTTCCGGCCCCGTGAGGTGCTCAGCCGGGGTGCGTGGGTGAAAGACTGA
- a CDS encoding ROK family protein — translation MARTRHVIAVDVGGTETKAALVTGTSQEVQAVKQQRCSTARGDADAVVDQVASLVDELRAASEHPIDAIGLVVPGIVDEIEGIGVYSANLGWQDYPFVRTTEERTGYRTAFGHDVRAGGLAEHRMGNARGLENAVIIPIGTGIAGALLIDGRVRSAPGEIGHVDVGHGDPCGCGQTGCVEARASSAAIARRFTERTGKPVRGAADVAALVRAGDADAGAVWHEAVDALARGILLVAALLGPEAVVLGGGLALAGDLLTEPLRDRLDGLITFQRKPDLRLAALGDEAGCLGAALLAIDMLEER, via the coding sequence GTGGCGCGCACAAGACACGTGATTGCCGTCGATGTCGGCGGGACCGAGACCAAGGCCGCACTGGTCACCGGCACCTCGCAGGAGGTGCAGGCGGTGAAGCAGCAGCGGTGCTCCACGGCACGCGGGGACGCGGACGCCGTGGTCGACCAGGTGGCCTCGCTCGTCGACGAGTTGCGCGCGGCGTCCGAGCACCCGATCGACGCCATCGGCCTGGTCGTACCGGGCATCGTGGACGAGATCGAGGGCATCGGCGTGTACTCGGCCAACCTCGGTTGGCAGGACTACCCGTTCGTCCGCACGACCGAAGAACGGACCGGCTACCGCACGGCTTTCGGCCACGACGTCCGCGCAGGGGGACTGGCCGAACACCGCATGGGCAACGCCCGCGGTCTGGAGAACGCCGTGATCATCCCGATCGGGACCGGCATCGCGGGCGCGCTGCTGATCGACGGCCGGGTGCGCAGCGCACCGGGCGAGATCGGGCACGTGGACGTCGGCCACGGCGACCCGTGCGGTTGCGGGCAGACGGGCTGCGTCGAGGCGCGCGCGTCGTCGGCCGCGATCGCCCGGCGGTTCACCGAGCGGACCGGCAAGCCGGTCCGGGGTGCCGCCGACGTGGCCGCGCTGGTCCGGGCGGGCGATGCCGACGCCGGGGCGGTGTGGCACGAGGCCGTGGACGCACTGGCCCGGGGCATCCTCCTGGTCGCGGCACTGCTGGGTCCGGAGGCGGTCGTGCTGGGCGGCGGTTTGGCGTTGGCGGGCGACCTGCTCACCGAGCCGCTGCGGGACCGACTGGACGGGTTGATCACCTTCCAGCGGAAACCTGACTTGCGGCTGGCCGCGCTGGGGGACGAGGCGGGATGCCTCGGCGCAGCGCTGCTGGCCATCGACATGCTGGAGGAGAGATGA